Part of the Natronobacterium gregoryi SP2 genome, CGATCGACGACGGATTTTCCGATATGGCGGCAGTCGTTCGCGGGACGAATCTCGACATGCAGGTCGTCAACGACACCTACCTCCACTCCTACAGCAAGAGCGTGGAGGCTATCGAGGAGAAACGACAGGTCGCCGAACGCGTCAGGGAGTCCGTCGAAGACCTGCGGGAGACGACCGACTCCGTCGCCGGTCAGTCGACAGAGATCCAGCAACTCACGGACGAACAGACCAGTTCGATAGCAGAGACGGCCGGCGAGGTGTCGGACCTCTCGGCGACTGTCGAGGAGATTGCCTCTACCGCGGAGGAGGTTAGCGCGACGACCGAGAAAGCCGAACAGGTTGCGACCGACGCAGCCGGGACCGCCGAGAACGCGATCGAGGAGATGGAGCAGGTCGAAGACGCGACCGAAAACGTCACCGACGACGTGCAGGCGCTACGGGAAAGCGTCGACCGGATCGACGAGATCGTCGAGGTGATCAACGACATCGCCGACCAGACGAACCTGCTCGCGCTGAACGCGTCGATCGAAGCCGCACACGCTGGCAGCGAGGGTGATGGCTTCGCGGTCGTCGCCGACGAGGTCAAGTCCCTCGCCGAAGAGTCACAGCAGGAAGCGTCGAACATCGAGCGTCGAATTGGTCGTATTCAGGAAGACACCCGAACGACCGTCGAGAGTCTCGAGCAGGCCAACGACGCCGTAGCGGACGCCGTCGGAGACGTTTCCGAGACCGTCGCTGGACTACAGCAGATCCGCGAGACGGTCGAAGAAGCGAGCGACGGGACTGGCGAAGTCGCCGCAGCGACCGACGATCAGGCTGCAAGCACCGAAGAGGTTGCGAGCATGATCGACAGCGCACTCGAGCAGGCACGGGCAGTGTCGGATCGGGCTGACGCGATCGACGAGGCGAACGATCGGCAGTCCGAACAAGTAGAGACGATCGCCGAGGAGGTCGGGGCTCTTATGCAGGTCGGCGACTCGTCCGAGACGGGCAGGGATCGACTTGCGAGGGACTGATACGGGTTACTGTAACGATTTACCGGCGCAACCGCCGCCCGGGTCGCAGTTGTGCCGAAAATGACTTACAGTAAACCGTATGATACGGTTTGCTGTCCGTCAGTTCCGGCGGGCCCGCGAGCCCGCCTGCGGTCGCGCCGGGACATCGGTACAGTAGTCCGGGTGAGACCGATTGCTGTTTGCAGTTGCTCGCCAGACGGGGTCGGCGATCGGCGGGAACTAACTACAGTAACCCGACTCAGACGACGGCGACGACCGCCCACGCGAGTCCGATCGCCGTGAGCGAGACGAGCAGGTTCGCGGCGGCGTTGCCGACCGCACGCAGTTGCTCTCCGCGTTCGTACAACTGGACGGTTTCGACCGAGAACGACGAGAACGTGGTGAACGAGCCACACGCACCGATACCGAGCAGTTGGATTGTCGACTCGTCCGCGCCGGCGAAGATCGCCAGTCCGAAGACGAAACTACCGATCACGTTCACGGCAAGCGTCGGCCACGGGAACCGCTCGCTCGAGAACTGCAGGTAGACCCAGTGGCGCAACAGCGCGCCGATGGCGCCGCCGGTGCCGACGAGGTGTGCGGGTTCGGGGTCGAGCGTGACCGCGAGTGCGTCGGCAAGCAGCGGCGGGGCGGCGACGCTCATGCCGTCTCACCTCCGGGGGACGATCGCACGCCGGCGGTAACGCGACGCGCGACGGACCGACTCGCGATGACGGCCGTAAAGCCGATGCCGTAGTTGGCAGCGACGATGGCGAGTACCAGCATGGGGTCGGCGGCGGTGGCCGTCTGGACTGCGAACGTGCTGTAGGTCGTCAGCGAGGAGAGAAAGCCAGTCGTGAAGACGATCCGCGATTGTTTCCCGACGAGACCGGCGTACTCGGCCTCGTAGACGAGAAAGCCGAGAGCGAAGCTTCCGAGGACGTTGACGAGCAACACCGCTGGTACCGCCGCGAACAGCTCCACCGCGAAAAAGCGGAGGTTCGAACCGGCGAACCCGCCGATAGCGATCAGTGCGAGCGTCTCGAGTCGAACGAGTGGGTGATCGGTTGCCATAGCTGACTGGTAGACAGGGACCGTCAGCCGCCCACGGGTTCGTGCGAGCGCGGCAGTTGGGTCGGGCGGGCCCCATCGCCCGGTGGTAGGGGTCGATTCTCACAGGACCGGCATGAGGGTTGTGGAACGGGTGTCGACGGAAGGAAAGACACAAGTTTAGACTCGCTCTAAATCAGGGTATGGTCGACCACAACGAGAGGGCCGGATTCGCGCGGGCAGCGTGGGTGAACGTCCTCGGGAATGCCGCAAAAATCGTCGTCGAGGGTGCCGCAGGCCTCGTTTTCGGCAGCGTGGCCTTGCTCGCGGACGCGGCCCACTCGGTCGCCGATCTCGTTTCGAGCGTGGTCGTCCTCGTCTGGGGGAAGAGTGCCTACGACGAACCAGACGACACACATCCACACGGCCACGACCGGATCGAACCCCTGACGGCGCTGTTTGTCGGGGCCGTCCTCGCCGTGCTCGGACTGTCGCTGCTGTACGAGTCCGTCCAGGGGCTGCTCGTCCTCGATCCACCCGAGGCGAACCCCCTCCTGCTCGCGGCGCTTGCGTTTGCGATGGTCGACATGTACCTCGTCTACCGCTACACCGAGTACGTCAACGCCGACCTCGGCTCGACCGCGCTCGAGGCGCTCGCGGTCGACTGCCTGAACGACATCTACACGACGATCGCCGCCGCCGTCGGGATCGTCGGCGTGTTGCTCGGCCACCCACTGCTCGATCCGATCGCCGGCGGACTGGTCAGTCTTCTGGTCGTCTCCCAGGGCGTCGAGATCGGCCGCGAGAACCTCGACTACCTGGTCGGCGCAGCACCCGACTCCAAGAAGCGAACGGAGATCACGGAGACGTTGCGCGCCCACCCTGCCGTCGAAGGCGTCCACGACCTCACAGTCTTCTACGACGGCACCGTCCTCGAGGTCGAGGTCCACGTCGAGGTCGACGGCGACATGCCGTTCCGTCGCGCCCACGATGTCGAGTCGGAGCTCGTAGACGATCTGCAAGCGACAGAGGACGTCGGGGACGCCCACGTCCATCTCGATCCGTCCGGAATCGGCGAGTGGAAAGCAATCTCCGAAGATCGAAGACCATGAGAGCTTTTACCTCGCCAGTCGGTGGATCAGAACGAGCATGGAAGAGACCCTCACCGAAGTGACGACGGGCGACTGTTCGGACCTCTACTACGTCGACACCGGCATGTACGACACGAGTGGCTACGGTGTCGCCTACGTTCTCGATGCGGAACGACCTGCCGTCGTCGAGACTGGGATCGGGACCAACCACGAACGGATACTCGAGGCGCTCGACGAACTCGGCATCGAGCGCGAGGAACTCGAGGTCGTCGCCGTGACCCACATTCATCTCGATCACGCCGGTGGTGCGGGCTTTCTCGCGGAGGCGTGTCCTAACGCCGACGTCTGTATCCCGGCTGCTGGTGCGAGTCTGTTGGCCGATCCCGGACGACTGGTCGCGGGAACGAAATCGGCCGTCGGCGAACAGTGGCAGTACTACGTCGAACCGGAGCCGATCCCGGAAGAG contains:
- a CDS encoding globin-coupled sensor protein — protein: MQAPEPGESLADGESIGTEYTATELADEIGLTAENVRWRKEFVDFTAEDERRLESLNDVVDARHDDLVDAFLEPLTGYERTREIVDRSPRTEQQLGQIVSGYLQTLTGGSYDRRYFAHRTRIGRLHDRLEMPRYYFGGMFANLNTIFLEEIRDATKRQVKAALEEDGGERTEEAVLEAIDDGFSDMAAVVRGTNLDMQVVNDTYLHSYSKSVEAIEEKRQVAERVRESVEDLRETTDSVAGQSTEIQQLTDEQTSSIAETAGEVSDLSATVEEIASTAEEVSATTEKAEQVATDAAGTAENAIEEMEQVEDATENVTDDVQALRESVDRIDEIVEVINDIADQTNLLALNASIEAAHAGSEGDGFAVVADEVKSLAEESQQEASNIERRIGRIQEDTRTTVESLEQANDAVADAVGDVSETVAGLQQIRETVEEASDGTGEVAAATDDQAASTEEVASMIDSALEQARAVSDRADAIDEANDRQSEQVETIAEEVGALMQVGDSSETGRDRLARD
- a CDS encoding cation diffusion facilitator family transporter; the encoded protein is MVDHNERAGFARAAWVNVLGNAAKIVVEGAAGLVFGSVALLADAAHSVADLVSSVVVLVWGKSAYDEPDDTHPHGHDRIEPLTALFVGAVLAVLGLSLLYESVQGLLVLDPPEANPLLLAALAFAMVDMYLVYRYTEYVNADLGSTALEALAVDCLNDIYTTIAAAVGIVGVLLGHPLLDPIAGGLVSLLVVSQGVEIGRENLDYLVGAAPDSKKRTEITETLRAHPAVEGVHDLTVFYDGTVLEVEVHVEVDGDMPFRRAHDVESELVDDLQATEDVGDAHVHLDPSGIGEWKAISEDRRP
- the crcB gene encoding fluoride efflux transporter CrcB; amino-acid sequence: MSVAAPPLLADALAVTLDPEPAHLVGTGGAIGALLRHWVYLQFSSERFPWPTLAVNVIGSFVFGLAIFAGADESTIQLLGIGACGSFTTFSSFSVETVQLYERGEQLRAVGNAAANLLVSLTAIGLAWAVVAVV
- a CDS encoding CrcB family protein, whose protein sequence is MATDHPLVRLETLALIAIGGFAGSNLRFFAVELFAAVPAVLLVNVLGSFALGFLVYEAEYAGLVGKQSRIVFTTGFLSSLTTYSTFAVQTATAADPMLVLAIVAANYGIGFTAVIASRSVARRVTAGVRSSPGGETA